In one Paraburkholderia azotifigens genomic region, the following are encoded:
- a CDS encoding ABC transporter ATP-binding protein, whose protein sequence is MSTAPCNIVLDRGQTALREALRFDNVTCTFAGNGKNAQTYTAVSGGNLAIGDGEFVSIVGPTGCGKSTLLNVAAGLTRPSSGCLSVFGEKLTNGLNKQAAYLFQVDALMPWKTAEENIAMGLIFRGTPHDEALKVAREWLERVGLHGHGKKYPHQMSGGMRKRAGLAQALALNPRIILMDEPFSALDIQTRHLMENELLRLWSHDRKSVMFVTHDLEEAISLSDRVIVLSAGPGTRPIAEFEIDLVRPREMSEIRMTQRFLQLHTQIWDVLRGEVLKSYARNRV, encoded by the coding sequence ATGAGCACTGCGCCATGCAATATCGTCCTTGATCGTGGCCAGACTGCACTGCGCGAGGCTCTGCGCTTTGACAACGTAACCTGCACCTTCGCCGGCAATGGCAAGAACGCTCAGACCTACACGGCCGTTTCGGGCGGCAATCTGGCGATCGGCGACGGAGAGTTCGTCTCAATAGTCGGACCTACGGGGTGTGGCAAGTCCACGTTGCTGAATGTGGCGGCCGGGCTCACCCGGCCATCGTCGGGCTGCTTGAGCGTGTTCGGCGAGAAACTGACCAATGGCCTGAACAAGCAGGCTGCCTACCTGTTCCAGGTCGACGCACTCATGCCCTGGAAGACGGCCGAAGAGAACATCGCCATGGGCCTCATCTTCCGTGGCACGCCCCACGATGAGGCGCTGAAGGTGGCGCGCGAGTGGCTTGAGCGGGTGGGTTTGCACGGCCACGGCAAAAAGTATCCACACCAGATGTCGGGCGGCATGCGCAAGCGTGCCGGCCTGGCGCAAGCACTGGCGCTGAATCCTCGCATCATCCTGATGGACGAGCCCTTCAGTGCGCTGGACATCCAGACCAGGCACCTGATGGAAAACGAGCTACTGCGGCTGTGGTCACACGACCGCAAGTCTGTGATGTTCGTGACTCACGATCTCGAAGAGGCTATTTCCTTGTCGGACCGTGTCATCGTGCTGTCGGCAGGACCCGGTACACGGCCTATCGCGGAGTTTGAAATCGACCTTGTGCGTCCACGCGAAATGTCAGAAATCCGTATGACGCAGCGTTTCCTGCAACTGCACACCCAGATCTGGGACGTGCTTCGAGGGGAGGTTCTGAAAAGCTATGCGCGCAATCGTGTTTGA
- a CDS encoding ABC transporter permease yields the protein MRAIVFDPNNRVAVLVTRLALLFGVLFLWWICTSQKWLSPFFFGDPLGVAHRIVEWTVTGSVFRHLYTTLLETMLAFAIGTASGLACGLWLALNPFLAVVFDPFIKAMNSMPRLIFAPIFALWFGLGIWSKVALGVTLVFFVVFFNVFQGVREVSPAVLSNTRMLGANARQLMRHVYLPSATSWVFSSLHNAIGIAFVGSVVGEYLGSEKGVGYLILLAEGVFDINSVIAGILVLTLFALLLDTAVSVVEDYLLRWRPVAGQTVAASA from the coding sequence ATGCGCGCAATCGTGTTTGACCCAAACAATCGCGTTGCTGTTCTTGTCACGCGGCTCGCACTCCTGTTCGGCGTTCTGTTCCTGTGGTGGATCTGCACCAGTCAGAAATGGTTGTCGCCTTTTTTCTTCGGCGATCCGTTGGGCGTTGCGCATCGCATCGTCGAATGGACTGTGACCGGCTCGGTGTTTCGCCACCTGTACACAACGCTGCTCGAAACCATGCTGGCGTTCGCGATCGGTACGGCGTCCGGGCTAGCTTGCGGTCTATGGCTCGCGCTCAATCCGTTCCTCGCGGTCGTGTTCGATCCATTTATAAAGGCCATGAATTCCATGCCGCGACTGATCTTTGCACCGATCTTCGCGCTTTGGTTTGGCCTCGGCATCTGGTCCAAGGTGGCGCTGGGCGTGACGCTCGTCTTCTTCGTTGTCTTCTTTAACGTCTTCCAGGGTGTGCGCGAGGTCAGCCCTGCGGTGTTGTCCAACACCCGGATGCTGGGCGCCAATGCGCGTCAGCTAATGCGGCACGTGTATCTCCCTTCGGCGACGAGCTGGGTGTTCTCGAGCTTGCACAACGCGATCGGCATCGCGTTCGTTGGAAGCGTGGTCGGTGAGTATCTAGGCTCGGAGAAGGGCGTAGGGTATCTGATTCTGCTGGCAGAGGGCGTGTTCGACATCAACTCGGTTATCGCGGGCATTCTGGTGTTGACCTTATTTGCACTGTTGCTCGATACAGCGGTATCCGTCGTCGAGGACTACCTTCTGCGCTGGCGTCCTGTCGCCGGGCAGACCGTGGCCGCGAGCGCATGA
- a CDS encoding SDR family NAD(P)-dependent oxidoreductase, giving the protein MQTNAINLNDRIAVVTGGAQGIGLEVGRRLLASGARLVIWDINAAGLERARTELGHADIHVERVDIADYASVEAAVSGTLKVAGRIDILINNAAIVGPNATLAEYPIDVWKQVIDIDVNGTFHCCRAVVPVMIGQNYGRIVNLASVAGKEGNPNAAAYSSAKAAVIAMTKSLGKELASHDIAVNCVTPAVARTPGAMEQSPEHIRYMLGKIPRGRFLELNEAAAMIAWLVSEENSFTTASVFDLSGGRATY; this is encoded by the coding sequence TTGCAGACCAACGCAATCAATCTGAACGACCGCATCGCTGTTGTGACCGGCGGCGCGCAAGGCATCGGCCTGGAGGTCGGCCGCCGGCTGCTGGCCTCCGGCGCGCGGCTCGTGATCTGGGATATCAATGCCGCAGGCCTGGAGCGGGCCCGTACAGAACTGGGACACGCCGATATTCACGTCGAACGTGTTGATATCGCCGACTATGCCAGCGTCGAAGCTGCTGTCTCGGGTACGCTGAAAGTCGCCGGACGCATCGATATCCTGATCAATAACGCGGCGATCGTTGGCCCCAATGCGACCTTGGCCGAGTATCCCATCGACGTCTGGAAGCAGGTGATCGACATCGACGTCAACGGCACTTTCCACTGCTGTCGCGCTGTGGTACCCGTGATGATCGGGCAGAACTACGGTCGCATCGTTAATCTGGCCTCCGTCGCCGGCAAGGAAGGTAACCCCAACGCCGCAGCGTACAGTTCAGCCAAGGCTGCTGTCATTGCCATGACCAAGTCGCTCGGAAAGGAGCTGGCGAGCCACGATATCGCGGTCAACTGCGTCACGCCCGCAGTGGCGCGTACGCCCGGCGCGATGGAACAATCACCTGAGCATATCCGCTACATGCTGGGCAAGATTCCGCGTGGTCGTTTCCTCGAACTCAATGAAGCAGCCGCAATGATCGCCTGGCTTGTCAGTGAAGAGAATTCATTTACCACAGCCTCGGTTTTTGATCTGTCTGGTGGCCGGGCTACCTATTGA
- a CDS encoding fumarylacetoacetate hydrolase family protein, protein MKLLRYGPPGEEKPGLLDTDGNLRDLSGHVTDIAGDVLLPDGLARLKALDVTSLPRVEGNPRLGPCVGGARKFICIGLNYSDHAAETGAAIPPEPIVFMKATSAIVGPNDAIEIPRNALKTDWEVELGVVIGKTAKYVSESDAMDHVAGYCVINDVSERAFQAERQGQWTKGKSADTFGPTGPWLVTSDQVHNPQALPMWLEVNGHRYQNGNTATMIYGVRYLVAYLSQFMSLQPGDIISTGTPPGVGLGQKPPVYLKPGDVVTLGIEGLGQQRQNVLQG, encoded by the coding sequence ATGAAGCTGTTACGCTACGGTCCGCCCGGCGAGGAGAAGCCGGGCCTGCTCGACACCGATGGAAACTTGCGGGATTTGTCAGGCCATGTGACCGACATCGCCGGCGACGTGCTGCTGCCCGACGGTTTGGCCCGCCTGAAAGCACTCGACGTCACTTCGCTGCCGCGCGTGGAAGGCAATCCGCGCCTGGGCCCGTGCGTGGGCGGTGCGCGAAAATTCATCTGCATCGGGCTGAACTACTCCGACCATGCCGCCGAGACAGGCGCCGCGATACCGCCGGAGCCCATCGTGTTTATGAAGGCTACCAGCGCGATCGTAGGTCCGAACGATGCCATTGAGATCCCGCGCAACGCTCTCAAGACGGACTGGGAGGTCGAACTGGGTGTCGTCATCGGCAAGACGGCAAAGTACGTGAGCGAGAGCGATGCGATGGATCATGTGGCCGGCTACTGCGTGATCAATGACGTTTCTGAGCGCGCGTTTCAGGCAGAGCGTCAGGGGCAATGGACCAAGGGCAAGTCGGCCGACACCTTTGGTCCGACGGGCCCGTGGCTAGTGACTTCAGACCAAGTGCATAATCCGCAAGCATTACCCATGTGGCTGGAGGTTAATGGCCATCGCTACCAGAACGGTAATACGGCCACCATGATTTACGGCGTGCGTTACCTTGTAGCCTACCTGTCGCAGTTCATGTCGCTGCAGCCGGGCGACATCATATCCACCGGCACGCCGCCGGGTGTGGGGTTGGGGCAGAAGCCACCCGTCTACCTGAAACCGGGTGACGTGGTGACGCTTGGCATCGAAGGCTTGGGGCAGCAACGCCAGAACGTCCTGCAGGGCTAG
- a CDS encoding ABC transporter substrate-binding protein, with the protein MRGRTGLDNKETIIVITIRRLLLPVLAACAALLSQSGASAASAPEKPKLSLAAAGVGFPYLPFVIAESRGYFKQAGLDVEIGVFSGGAKALQAMLGGSADIVAGAYSNTITMAAKGQKLVSFVTLASCPGWVFGVTRASHDKVKTYADLKGKRIGVSSPGSSFHMGVNYLLNRAGLKPGDVSIIGVGSSAGAIAAARSGQIDALMSNDPVATVLQGSGDLFPLAVMRDPAGTRATLGGDYPEASVYTTREFAARYPNTVQAVTNAIREAERWMAHATPEQVAAAVPPQYALADKDVFARAYGNMQNCISRDGLMTDAAAHTVRDVLAAFDPDIGKASIDLKATYDNRFVENANKH; encoded by the coding sequence ATGCGCGGCCGAACCGGTCTGGACAACAAGGAGACAATCATCGTGATAACGATCAGGCGCCTGCTGTTGCCAGTACTGGCCGCTTGCGCGGCCTTACTGAGCCAGTCGGGCGCGAGCGCCGCGTCTGCGCCAGAGAAGCCGAAGCTCAGCCTTGCTGCTGCGGGCGTGGGCTTCCCCTATCTTCCGTTCGTCATTGCGGAAAGTCGGGGATACTTCAAGCAGGCTGGACTGGATGTCGAGATTGGCGTGTTCAGCGGCGGTGCCAAGGCTCTCCAGGCGATGTTAGGCGGCAGCGCCGATATCGTCGCGGGCGCTTATTCCAACACGATCACAATGGCGGCGAAGGGGCAGAAGCTGGTGTCGTTCGTGACCCTGGCCTCGTGTCCGGGCTGGGTATTTGGTGTGACCCGCGCCAGCCACGACAAGGTGAAGACGTATGCAGACCTCAAGGGAAAACGCATCGGAGTAAGCTCACCCGGTTCCAGCTTCCACATGGGCGTCAACTATCTGCTAAACAGGGCCGGCCTCAAACCGGGTGATGTCTCGATCATTGGCGTTGGTTCTTCTGCTGGTGCGATTGCCGCAGCACGCAGCGGGCAGATTGATGCATTGATGAGCAACGACCCGGTCGCAACCGTACTGCAGGGCAGTGGCGACCTTTTTCCTCTGGCTGTGATGCGTGATCCGGCCGGGACTCGCGCGACGCTGGGCGGCGACTATCCGGAAGCTTCCGTCTACACCACCAGGGAATTCGCGGCCAGGTATCCGAATACCGTGCAAGCAGTCACGAATGCCATCCGGGAGGCCGAGCGCTGGATGGCGCATGCGACGCCCGAGCAGGTCGCCGCCGCAGTGCCGCCGCAATACGCGCTGGCCGACAAGGATGTGTTCGCCCGAGCCTACGGCAACATGCAGAACTGTATTTCGCGCGACGGCCTGATGACGGACGCCGCCGCGCACACCGTACGCGATGTGCTCGCCGCCTTCGATCCCGACATCGGCAAGGCCTCAATCGACCTGAAAGCCACCTACGACAACCGCTTCGTCGAGAATGCCAACAAGCACTGA
- a CDS encoding LysR family transcriptional regulator — protein MRFDFQSLKLFVAVCEHGSIARAAEAENIAPSALSKRMSHLEDTLKTALFVRSNKGLELTIAATALLQHARVLLRDVKQMESELLDHAEGVRGQIRLHASLSTIVQYIANDIRDFLALHPGLRIDLQESLSPAVVRAVAENTADIGVFGGTTVTAGLQVFPYHSDRLVVIMPPDHPLSRADKVKFREMAEYPLVGPQAGSYLNSLVLRAAADLDHPLKLSIRVNGFEPVRSMVEARLGIGLVPEHHAHRYVSSGPLVAVQLDEVWAERHWKICVREAETLPAPVQLFLKHLLARSSQE, from the coding sequence ATGCGTTTCGATTTCCAGTCGCTGAAGCTGTTCGTTGCTGTCTGCGAGCACGGCAGTATTGCCCGTGCGGCGGAAGCCGAAAACATCGCGCCTTCTGCGCTCAGCAAGCGAATGTCTCATCTTGAGGACACCCTCAAGACCGCCCTCTTTGTGCGAAGCAACAAGGGGCTCGAACTGACGATCGCCGCTACCGCCCTCTTGCAGCACGCCCGCGTGCTGCTGCGCGATGTCAAACAAATGGAAAGTGAACTGCTCGACCACGCCGAAGGCGTGCGCGGACAGATCCGGCTACATGCGAGCCTCTCGACCATCGTCCAGTACATTGCCAACGACATTCGCGACTTCCTGGCACTGCACCCGGGACTACGCATCGACCTGCAGGAAAGTTTGAGCCCAGCCGTGGTCCGCGCAGTCGCGGAGAACACAGCTGACATTGGCGTGTTCGGCGGCACGACGGTGACTGCCGGCCTGCAGGTATTTCCCTATCACAGTGACCGGCTGGTGGTGATCATGCCGCCTGATCACCCACTCAGCCGTGCAGACAAGGTGAAATTTCGCGAGATGGCCGAGTACCCACTGGTGGGACCACAAGCTGGCAGTTATCTGAATTCGCTGGTCTTGCGCGCGGCAGCAGACCTGGACCACCCGCTCAAGCTGTCGATCCGGGTAAATGGCTTTGAACCCGTACGCAGCATGGTCGAAGCGCGGCTTGGCATAGGGCTGGTACCTGAACATCATGCCCACCGCTACGTGAGTTCGGGGCCACTGGTCGCCGTGCAGCTTGACGAGGTCTGGGCCGAACGACACTGGAAGATCTGTGTGCGCGAGGCCGAGACGCTCCCCGCACCAGTTCAACTCTTTCTCAAGCACCTGCTTGCACGTAGCAGTCAGGAATAA